Genomic DNA from Fimbriimonas ginsengisoli Gsoil 348:
GAAAGAGTGATGTTTCGCCGAAGGAGATGGAGGGAGTTATCGGTCCACGCCGCGATCCAGATAAGAATGGACGGCAAACTCAGGGCGATCCACAAGCTGCGGTTTTGGGATCGAACCCCGGACAAGAGAAGGACGAACGCCAAGGCGGAGGCGGGCGCCACCGGGATGCCGATGTATTGAATACCGGCCCAAAAGAGGGCGGTGTCCAGATTAGTCGAACAAAGCTCCGCAACGTAACCGAAGGACCAAAGCGCCGTCGACGCGAGGAATACCAAGAAGGCAAAACCGACCGGGCGGTGGCGGTGCCGCCACACCAATCCTGAAAGCACCACGAGCAACGCCCCGGCGACTAACGGGAGCAGGGCAACGGTGGTCCAATGCATTGAAGACATACTGATCCAACTTTTATTTAGGTTGCTGAACGGTTTTCGCTAACCCTTGGCTCACGACAATGGCAAGAACCCGTAGATGCCAGGATGGTTACCCGTACAAACGTAGATGAGAGCTTGTCTGCTTTCCCAAGCTTAATACGTTCAGTTAACGCGGGCTGGCTGCCCTGGCACTTTATTTAGGGATTTAGCCGACTCCCATGATCTACCGCTCGTAGTCCCGATTAAGCTCCCGAGGATAGATCATGACGGAACTCGATCCCAAAGCCACCGCCCTTGTCCTGATCGACCTTCAACAAGGGATCGTTGCGACCGCGACCGAGCCCCATCCGGCGGCTTTGGTGGTCGAAAACGCCGCCCGTTTGGCGCGCCGGTTCCGGGAGATCGGATCGCCGGTTGTCATCGTCCATGTCGGATTCCGTGACGATGGCGATCGCTTGAACCCACCGGTGGATCAGCCGGCCCCGGGCGGGCCTACGCCGGAGAATTGGGCGGAGATCGTTCCCGAACTTGGCCCGGAGGCGACGGATCTGGTGATCATGAAGCGACAGTGGGGCGCGTTCTACGGCACCGATCTCGATCTCCAGTTACGCCGCCGGGGAATTCGCACGATCGTGCTCGGCGGAATCGCGACGAATTTCGGGGTGGAGTCGACGGCGCGCAACGCCTACGAGCACGGTTATTCGCTGATCCTCGTCGAGGACGCTACGAGTAGCCGTAGCGCCGACGCTCATCGCTTTACCTTCGAAAACATCTTCCCCCGGATCGGGCGAGTGCGTTCGACCGAGCAAGTCCTCGACATGTTAGGCATAGACGGGTAGTCGTGCACAGGACCGATCGCCGAGGGTGCCAAACCGTCACCGAATTACTCGGCCAAACTCCGGAAGCTCTCCGGCGGATCGGGGAACTTAGAGCTGAGAAGCTCGGGGAGTTCGGGGAAGTCACGGAGGCACCGGGCGTAGGTAAGGAGCGTTTCCGCACGTTCCGCGATCTCCACCGCATCGACCTTTTCCTGGTCGATTTTTGCCTGCAGCATGTTCAACTGCTCTTTCATAAGCCGTTTGATCAACTCTCCTGTTTCCTCATCGTGACTACACCGAGCGGCTAGTGCCGCCCCCATTAACTTGTCGGCGCCTGACCGCAGTTCTTGAGCCGATTGACCGAAAGAAGCTGTCATTTCTACTAAAAACCATTGGTACGTGTTAAGGCTACGAACCAGTTATCAATGCAAATCTATGCGCATTAGGTCCGTTATGCGAAAAAGAAGCCGCCTCGCTATCAAGCGAGGCGGCTAAATGCGAGGGGAGCGGACTCGACGCGCTTAGCAGATGGCCTGGAACGACTCCGATGGATCGCGCCCGGTCACGTTTTTCTCTAATCCTGCCGCGTATTGCAGCAGGGTACTGGCATGCACGAGGATGAACCGAGGGTCGATCGGCCCGCGCCCGCCGAGGTGAGCCAGGATGATCTCAGCCTGTTCCTGCACCCTCTTGGTCCCTTTGTCGCCGACTACTTGAAAATCTATCGGTATGCGCACTAGCTTCTCTCCGTAATAAAAAATTTCTAAAAATGCTTAGTCAATCGAAAGCCGCCAAACCTGTCGTCGGCTTATAAGAACACGTTTCTTACTATCGGCCTCGTTCCCTTCTTAGGCGAGAGCGTAGATGCCTAATCTTCATAACAGGGGTACAAAGGCGCAATTTAGCGGTGTAGACAAGGCCAAGGTCCCAAAGAGGGAGGGTCCTTTTGCCCGGAGGAGAACGGCGTCTAAGCGCTACGTCGTCCGGGAAGAGAGCCAGAAACGCATCGTGGCGTCGACGAGCGTCATATAGCTCTCAAAGTCGACCGGCTTGGTGAGGTAGGCGGTGCAGCCGCCCTCTTGAGCCGCTCGAACGTCCCCCGGCTCGTCGGAAGAAGTAAGGACGACGACCGGCACGCAAGAGAGCCGAGTGTGCCGGCGCATGAAATTGAGCACCTCGATGCCCCCCATCCGAGGCATTTTTAAGTCGAGTAAAGCCACAGCGGGAGGACTCTCCGCCCGCGAAGCCATGATCTCGATCGCCTCGATGCCATCGCGCGCGCGCACGAGCTCCGCCCGGTCGGAGAATCCGCGAAAGCCACGAGATACGAGGCTTGCGTCGTCGTCGTTATCCTCCGCAAGCAGGATCCAGCGTCGTTCGGGCACGGCTAATTGTAATGGAAACCATCAGCTTTACGCATCGCGCGCAGGCGCTGTAGCTGGAATGAAGGACACGTTTGAAGATAGCTCCGTCAAAAATGTGGAATCGTAACTATGACAGGCGTTTGAATTGGTGCTTGCCCACTTTCAGGACCTTTCCTCGAATCGCCTCCGCCGGCACTCGGAGATCGAGCAGCTTTTCACCGTCTACCGATACCGCTCCCGCCTTCACCAGATCCTTCGCCGCGCCATTGCTCTTGGCCATTCCGAGTGCGACAAGCATCGCGGGAACGGCGACGTGGCCATCTTCGATCGCTTCGGGCGGAATGGCAGCTTCTTCGGCTTCGACGGGCTGTTGACGCTTCGAGAAGGTGTCGATGAAATATTGCTCCGCAGCTTCCGCGGCCTCGTCGCCGTGATAGGCGCGAACGATCTCTTTCGCGAGGTGGACCTTGGCGTCTCGAGGATTTTTCCCCGGCGCTAACATCTCATGCACCTCCAACATCGGGACGTCGGTGGCGAGCTCGAAATAGTTTGAGATGATGTCGTCCGGGATCGACATCGTTTTGCCGAACATGTCGTTCGGCGTATCGCGGACGCCGATGAAGTTTCCGAGCGACTGGCTCATCTTCTCTTTGCCGTCCAGTCCGACCAGGAGGGGGCAGAGCACCACGACTTGGGCTTCTTGGCCGTACTGTTCCATCAGCGTACGCCCCACGAGGTTGTTGAATTTCTGGTCGTTCCCGCCGATCTCGACGTCGGCGACGATCTCCACTGAGTCCATTCCCTGACAGAGCGGGTAGAGAATCTCGTGCATGGCGATCGGGCGCTGCTCGGCCAACCGTTTCGTGAAGTCGTCTCGCTCGAGAATGCGCGCGACGGTGTAGCGGCTGCAAAGCTTGATGACGTCTTCGAAAGTCATCTTGCCCAGCCAATCTTTGTTGAATACGATCTCGGTTTTAGAACGATCCAGGATCATATCGATCTGATTCAAGACCGCGTCGACGTTCGCCTGCACGTCTTCCCGGGTCAGTTGGGGCCGGGTCTTGTTCTTACCGCTCGGGTCGCCGATTTGGGCGGTGAAGTCGCCGATCACGAGCACCGCCTGGTGCCCTAGGCGCTGGAAGTCGCGCAGCTTACGGAGCACTACCGCCCAACCTAGGGTGACGCTCTTCGCGGTGGGATCGACTCCGAGCTTTACCCGGAGCGGTACCCCCTTCTCGAGCTTCTTCCGTAGGTCGGCCTCCGAGATGATTTCGGTCGTTCCACGGCGGAGGATGGCAAGCTGTTCGTCGATCGTCATGGGCGGTCCTAAAGGGTACCGCCCATGACGGTCCTCGACCTACGGCCGGCGAGCGAGAGAGCCGTTCAGGACGAAGCTTCCGGTGGCAGAGCCTTGGTCGGGGGCGACGAACTTTACGTTGGTGAACTGCACTTTCGCCGTCGTCGCGGTTCGGCTGACGACTTTTACGGCGCCGCTCGATCCGACCCACACCTTAGCCTGAGCACTGGCTCCCTGGGAAAACGTAACGGCGATCTTGCCGTTTAAGGGGTCTCCGACATTGACGACGTCGCCCGCGGCGGCGTTCTGGCTTAGGATAACGCTTAGCACCCGCAGGTTGTCGCCCGTGCCTACCGTCGCGGCCAAGGTGCCGTTCGATTGAACCTCGGCATATGCGATTACCGCGCCATCGAAGGGCGAAAGGTCGGCGTTCGTATTGGTCGGACTCGAAAAGCTGAGCGTGGCCTGCCCGCCGATTCCCCCGCCCCCGGAAATAGGAATCCCGTTGACGTGGCCATTCAGAGTGAAGCTGCCGAGGGCGGGATTGACGTCGATGGTTCCATCGGCCTGGAAATTAACCCCGGAAACGTCGATCGTGGCCTGGGTGGCGCCGGTGACGGCGTCGATGGTCACCCGCCCACCGGTTCCGACCCAGGTAAAGGTTTGGTCATCCCGGCTCTTGACCTCGGTGTAGACCGCGGTCGTGCCGTCGGCGCCGATATCGAAGGTGTCGCCGGCGTGAATCTCGGTTGCGACCATGTTCACGACCAAAGTTCTTCCGCCGGAAGACACGGTCGCAATGGTGTGGCCGTTTTGGCTGACGGTGGCGGCGTTGCCGGTTTCCAAAGGCGCCGTCGTCCCGTTGTAGCCAGCCGCTGGGGTTATGTTTAACCGGGAGGTAACCGCCGAAGCCGCGCCTCCGGCTCCGCCACAGCCGGCGGCAACTAGGGCGAGGACAATGGCCAAAGCAAATCGCGTGTCCTTGAGCAACCTTTTCATGGTTTCACCTTAACACCCCCGACTGTCGAACGCCCAATGCCGGTCCTATTCCGTATTCACATGCGCTCGAACGTGCAGGCGTTGATAACGCAGCGGGGTCATTCCCTCGTGGCGCTTGAATATCCGGCGGAAGTAGCCGCAATCGACGAATCCGCAGGCGCGTGAGACTTCATCGATGTTTTGCTCACCGGCCATTAGGAGTAATCGAGCGTGGTGCATGCGCCGACGGTGGATGGCGTCGACGATGCTTATTCCGTATACGCTTCGGAAGGCTCGTCCCAGGTAATCCGCGCTGCATCCCAGGCGGTCGGCCACGCTCGTGGTGCTGATCTCCTCGTGGAAGTGGGTGCGGATATACGCATCGGCCCGGTTCGCCAATACGGCGGCGGCCGTCTCGGGCAGATCCTCCGCGACCGGAGTCGCTACGACTTCCGTGAGCATTTGAAGGAGCATCAGATCGGCCGCCGTCTCTCCCAACGTCCCGGCCTCTTGCTCCTCTAGAAATCGATGGAAAAGAGTCACGAGATTGTCGGGGCGGGCGATCGAATGATGCTGGGGAATGTCGAGCGGATTTCCTCCAGATTGGCCGCTCACCACGGAAAAGTGGATCCAGTAGTACGCCAACTCCGGGGGATAGGGCGCAGTGCCGCCGTGTTCCCGGTTTGGGAAGAGGATCAGCGTTTGCCCGGGCTCGACGCTAAACGGCCGTCCTAGTTCTTGCAAATGAAGCGTCCCCTCTCGCACAAAGATCAATTCGAACGATTCGATCACCCGCGTCGGGTGTTTACCTTGCCCACGCGACACGCATAGGCCCGCGTTTTGGCATCGGACCGGCAGTTGGAGAGAGAGGTTGAGCACTTGCACGTGTGTTAATAGATGTCGGAATCGGATCGAGATGTTACGTCGGCGTCCTTAATTCTCGCGATTAGTTTCTTTGGAGTTTGGGACACTAAATGTTCCGGCTCGGAGGCCCTGGGGCAGCTTCCGTGAGACTCTCTTTGCTTATACCTGGCAGGACATTTGCGTCGCGGTCGGTCGCGCATAGTCGCAAATGGAAGTAGCACGCTTCTCCCTTTAAAAGGCCAAAAACCAGCTATTTATTGCCTAGATCTCAGCCCGCGGCCCTGGTGGCGCTTCGATCAGGCCGAACGGATACGGAATCGTCCCGGATTGTTACGACCCACTCCCTTGGTCTCGACGTGCTTCCCCTTTAAGATGAAGGAGCCTATCCAGTCCGGCGAATTTTAATGCTATTCCCACTGTTCCGGTGGGTTTTTCAAAGCTTAAGGAAGGTCCATAATGTACCGCAATCGTCCCGTTTCAAAGCAGAACATTCAGGGATTCACGCTCATCGAGCTTCTCGTCGTCATCGCGATCATCGCGATTTTAGCCGCCATCCTTTTCCCCGTCTTCGCGCAGGCGAAGAATGCCGCCAAAAAGACCGCCAGCCTCAGCAACATGAAGCAGATCGGCCTCGGCTTGCGCATGTACTGGGATGAGAGCGATGGAATGTCGATCGTCGACGTGAACTGGGACCTCTATCTTCCGGGATCTCCCTCCAATGGAGGAACGCCCTACACCACAAGCGTCGGGCCGGTTACCTGGTCTGGCCTAATCCAGCCTTACATCAAGAGCGAAGGGCTGTTTCGCGCTCCCGGCCACACGCTGGCGCCCGAGGGGGGGTGGACCCGCCTTCCCCAGAACACCGACCTAGAGTACGCGAACAAGAGCTACGGCATTTCCGTTTACGGCGTCGTTGTAAGCACCGCCCTGCAGACCGGCGGCCCGATCGTCCCTTGGCAGGTGGACTCGCACAAGAATCCATCAGAGCGGATCGTGGTTTACGAGGTTAAGAACAACACTGGCGGCCCCGGCGGCGACAATGCCTGGTGGGTGGCGGGCGCCAACCGCCAAGACCCCGAGTATCAGCGCCTGGCGTTCCGATACAACGACGGCATGAATACGTTGCGCCTGGACTCCAGCGCGAAGTACCGAGCTCAGAACGACCTCGACGGAGTCTTCCGCGCAACCCGGGCGAGAGGACCCGGCGACTGCAAATACAAGTACTACAGAGAGATCTACTACCCGTGGTCGGCGGATATGTCTTGTCAAGACTAACGATGCGGAATGGAGTTCGACTAATCGCGGGGGTGGCGCTGGTGGCTGCCCTCGCAGGTTGCTCGGCCCCGCAAGCCGAGAATGGGGAGATCAAGGCTCCCAAGCCGGCGGGGACACGAACCGCGCCGCCTCCCCCACCTCAGGAGTAATCAGATGCGACGGGAAGTTTCTTGGAAGTTCGTTGGCCCGGTCCTCGCCGCCGTGCTCGCGGTGATCGTCATTATCGTCGTGCGCTCCGGTATGGATTCGACTGTCTCCGAAAAGGAGATCAAAGCCCCGAAGCCTCCCGGCGGATTCCCATCCGCCGGCAAATCCGGCGTGCCGGAGTAGCAATCTTCCACTAGCGTCCTACGGCCCTTCGCGCCGAGGGCCGGCGCCCTTCAACCAGTCAACGAAGGCTCCCTCCCCCCTTTCGGGGTCGAAGTATTCCTTCATCACGCATTCCCAAAGGGCGTGCCGTTCGGAAGGGGTGAGGGTGTTGTTAGGGGGCATGAACCCCATTTCGACGTAGCTCTGAACCAGACCCTTGCTTTGTCCCACGAAAGTCTTTACATCTCGGTCGCTACGAACGGCGAGAAGGTAATTGATCTTGGCGAAGCCGTCGTGGCAGGAGGCGCAATTCATGTTCGCCTTGATCTTCGCGTAAGAGGTGGCGGCGAAGGGACGATCTTTAGTCGCGTTGGCGATGAAGGCGTCGGACCTGGACGTGTTACCCCCAAGGGAGGGACCGTACGCATCGGTGTCAAGGTGCCCAAGGTCGCTCTTTCCATACTTCAGGATGAGCCGATTGATGCGGTCGGGCACGGTCGCCAGCCGCTCCGGATCATCCACCAAGTTGCCGGCGGCATCGAACTTGTAAGCCATCTTGGGAAAGATGGGCAGGACCCCCGACTTGTGGCAGTCGTAACAGTTTTTGCTGGGATTCGGCTTCATCAGAGCGTTGCTGTTCAGCTCGATGTCGCCGGTGGATGGGTTTACCTGGCGGAGAAAATCGGAAAAATAGATGCGGCTGGTCGGTGAATTCGCCTCTCTTACCACCGAGATCATGGAAACACTCATGATCTCGGTGGGGCGCATGTCGGGGGTGGCGATGGCGAAGAGGATCCAGCGATCCATGAGGCGGCCATCCGGCAGCTTTTCGTTCGGAACGAGGACGAGTAGCCGGCCGAACGTCGTCCGGTCGACCGACCGAATGAACTGCGCCTGAAACGGGAAGACGATCCACCGGTTCTCCGGGGTCAACGAGGCATTGTGGGCCTCGATCGCGTCGACCGCCTCCTTGTAGGTTGCCTGATTACTCATTCGCTTGAGTAACCACTGGCTTTTGAGGAGCTCGGGAAACGTCAAGAACCGGGAGGCGTCGGTCCAATACTCTTCATCCGGGACATCCATCCCGAGGGCGTTAGTCTGATGATCCGCGCCATCTCGGAGATCCATCCAATGCTGCGCGGTGACGAAACGGGCGAAGTTGCCAAGCGCCTGGGCTCGCGCCGGGTTCTTCAAAAACTCCGGATTTTTCAAAAAAGGGGCCAAGAATCGATACGACTCGGCGGAGCGAGAGATGACGTCGTCTTGGCGCAGCATCTTCTCGCCTCCGTACTCGAACCCCGGTTTCAGGATCTTGCCGATCTCTCGGTCACGCCAGCGGCTCCACTGCGCGGCCTTCCAATTCGACGGGTTATCGGAGTGCGAGAAGCCGACGAGGCCGAGCCAAGGGGCGAGGGCCAGCGCCGGCAATAGAGTTCGGATGGCTTTCGGCGGCATCTCCTTACTAGTCTCATGTTACGGTCGACTAGTTGGGTTCGGGTCCTGCTTTTGTGTGGGATGAGGAAAAATCCGCGACCGCTTCCAAGACCCATGGCTTGAGCCGGTTCGCATGGTACGAGAGCCAAGATCGTCCAGTCGATGGGTCTATCGTGTACTCCAGAGTGCCCGCCTTCTCTCCGGGCTTTCTTAGGTGGAGATGGACGCTTCCGCGGATGGATGCCAGGGTGCCTTCGAGGGTTATTTCGAGTCCTAATTTTTCGGCGCGGGCCCGGAAAGTGGCGGAGCAGCCGGCCGGGTCGTCACATCCGGGGCACAGGGGAATGACTTCCATCTGAATCAGGCGAGGGCTTCGAACGCGGCCATGATGGTCTCGTCCGTCATCAGCTCCGGCGTTAACGAACGAATCGAGAGAATCCCTTCGGTCAGCGCATGAACGATTTTGACGAAGTGGCTTGGCGACGTCGGCAACTCGCTCGCCGGGACGAACTGTAGTAGCTGCTCCTCCGCCCACCGGTAAATCTCAGCGTTTCCCTTTGCCATGCGGGCCTGCATCTCGGGATGGGTCAACGCGTAGATTTGAAAAGACGCCGCGCCCACGGCGCGAGCGCGGCGGCGATCGGCGGCGGCGATGACGGCTTCCGCGAACCGCCGCATGTTCTCCCGAAGTGGCGCCCCTCGGACAAGCTGCGGCACGATCGGCTCCCACTGGGCTTCGGCCACCGCGAGAAAGATTTCCTCGCGGTTCTTGAAGTTGCCGTAGATGGCGCCGCGCGTCATGCCGGCACGCTGGGCGATCTCTTCCAAAGTCGTTCGGTCGAAACCCTTCTCCCCCACGACCTCGGAGGCAACCTCGATCAGCCGAGCCCGCGTCCGCTCACGCTTATCGCCTCGGCGTTCTTTCGCGAAGGAATTTGCAACCATAATATGCACTCACGTATATTATACGTGGCTGTTTTTTTACGTTTCTATCTTACTCTTCGTTCTTGTCGCAGCGATTGGGCTGTTTACCTACCGGGCGGGGAAGCGAAGCCAAATGGCTCGGGTGCTGGAGATCCGCTCAGATGCCGGGATCGACGAAGGTCGCTTTGTCAGAATCGGCGGGATCGATCAGTGGATTCAAGTCCGGGGTGAAGACCGCGGGAATCCGGTTCTACTCGTGCTTCACGGCGGCCCCGGCGTCTCCTACGTTCCGTTCGCGAGCGCCTTTCGAAGTTGGGAGAAAGACTTCACCGTGGTCCACTGGGATCAGCGAGGGGCGGGAAAGACGTTCGGTCGCAATGGCAAATCGGGGAGCGGCGAGATGTCGATCGACCGAATGGTGGAGGACGGCGTCGAGGTGGCCGAATGGGTTTGTCGGCATCTGAAACAGTCTAAAGTGGTCCTCTTCTGCCACTCGTGGGGCACCATTCTCGGGCTGCCCATGGTTCAGCGCCGTCCCGATCTCTTCCACGCCTATGTGGGAACCGGGCAGGTTGTTGCCATGGCCAAGAGCGAGCCGATTTCCTACGACCTCCTCCTCGAGCAGGCCCGCGAGGGATGCAACGACAAGGCCGTTCGAGCCCTCGAGCAACTTGGTCGCCCACCTTATCCGAACATGAGGACTTGGATGATGAAACAGCGCTTGATCATGCTCACCTCGCCCCCGCCCAAGTCCGGGAAACTGCCCGATATCTTCACCTCGGCCGTTTTCACTCCGGGCTACCCGTTACGGGACGCGTACCACTGGATGGTTGCTTTCAACTTCTCGTTGTCCCACCTGTACGAATCGTTTATGTCGTACGACGCGGCCGAGCTACCGCCTACTTTTCAAACACCAATTCTCATCTTCCAAGGCGCCGACGATATCCAGGCTCCCACGGCGACGGTAGAGGAGTACTTCGCCACGATTGAAGCACCACAAAAGCTCCTGGTCAAATTTCCTGAGGAGGGGCACACGGCCGTGCTGTCCAACCCCGACCTCTTTCTTCAGGAGCTCCGGCGGCACGTGTGCCCGCTTATCTCAGCCTCGGTTTCATTTTCCTAGGTGGGTTTTGTAAAAGCTGATCGTCGCCTGCCAAGCCTTGTCGCCGGAAACCTTGTCGTATTTGGGATTGCTAGGGTTTGCGAAACCGTGGTCGGCGTCGAACGGGAGGACGGTGAGCGGTTTTTTGGCGTTGGCCATCGCGGTTTTGAAGCCGTCGACCACTCCCTTGTTGATCCACCCGTCTCGAGTTGCCCAGACCAGCAGAACAGGCGCCTTCAGGCGTTTCAGGTCGGCCGGGTCGGTGTCGGGCATGCCGTAGTACATCACGCACGCCTTAACGGCGGGGCCGCCTTGGATGGCGGCTTGCAGAGACCAGCCGCCGCCGAAGCACCAGCCGATCGAGCCGACCTTAGCGAACCGGTTCCCAAGCTCGCCGTCCTTGAGTGCGTTTACCGCACCGTGGACGATCGCCTTGGCCCGGTCTGGCCGCACGGCTTGCATCAGCTTTCCGGCCTCTTGCGGCGTGGTCGCGACCTTTCCTTCGTAAAGGTCCACGGCGAGGACGCCGTAGCCCAATTCGTCGTGGAGCCGCTCGGCTTCACGTCGGATGTAATCGTTCAGCCCCCACCATTCGTGGACCATGACGATTCCCGGCGCTCCCTTGCGCGCGGGCGGAACATAGAAGCCGAGGGCGGTTTTGCCGTCGGAGGTTCGGAACGAGACGTTCTTCCCGGCCCGAGCGGCGAACCGCATCGGCAGCGGCGCCAAGTGGGCGGCGACGAATGCCGGATCGGCGGCAAAGGAAGACATTGGATCGCAGCAGGAAGCCCCCGACTGGGGAGAGATCGCAATTGCGAGAAGCAGTGTGGTCAGCATTGAAATCACTCCGTAGCTCGTGAAAAATCTACGTGGCGGACGGCGCGGTCGTTGGCACGTTGGGGTGGGTTAGCGGTTGGCGGTTAGCGGTTAGCAGTTCGATCCGGACACCGCTACGGTTCGCAGAGTGTCACAGCCTGCTCACCTACGAGGGGTAATCTTGGCCATCGTGGTTGCGTTAGCGGTTCGGAATGAATTAACCGCTAACCGCTGACCGCCAACCGCTAACCCATCCCATGATCATCGTAATGCAATTAGGCGCGCCTCAAGAGCAGATTGAGGCGGTGGCGGAGACGCTCCGGGCGCGTGGAATCGAGCCGCTCATCCTCCCCGGCGAAGACCGGTGCGCGA
This window encodes:
- the tyrS gene encoding tyrosine--tRNA ligase, which gives rise to MTIDEQLAILRRGTTEIISEADLRKKLEKGVPLRVKLGVDPTAKSVTLGWAVVLRKLRDFQRLGHQAVLVIGDFTAQIGDPSGKNKTRPQLTREDVQANVDAVLNQIDMILDRSKTEIVFNKDWLGKMTFEDVIKLCSRYTVARILERDDFTKRLAEQRPIAMHEILYPLCQGMDSVEIVADVEIGGNDQKFNNLVGRTLMEQYGQEAQVVVLCPLLVGLDGKEKMSQSLGNFIGVRDTPNDMFGKTMSIPDDIISNYFELATDVPMLEVHEMLAPGKNPRDAKVHLAKEIVRAYHGDEAAEAAEQYFIDTFSKRQQPVEAEEAAIPPEAIEDGHVAVPAMLVALGMAKSNGAAKDLVKAGAVSVDGEKLLDLRVPAEAIRGKVLKVGKHQFKRLS
- a CDS encoding dienelactone hydrolase family protein, giving the protein MLTTLLLAIAISPQSGASCCDPMSSFAADPAFVAAHLAPLPMRFAARAGKNVSFRTSDGKTALGFYVPPARKGAPGIVMVHEWWGLNDYIRREAERLHDELGYGVLAVDLYEGKVATTPQEAGKLMQAVRPDRAKAIVHGAVNALKDGELGNRFAKVGSIGWCFGGGWSLQAAIQGGPAVKACVMYYGMPDTDPADLKRLKAPVLLVWATRDGWINKGVVDGFKTAMANAKKPLTVLPFDADHGFANPSNPKYDKVSGDKAWQATISFYKTHLGK
- a CDS encoding hydrolase codes for the protein MTELDPKATALVLIDLQQGIVATATEPHPAALVVENAARLARRFREIGSPVVIVHVGFRDDGDRLNPPVDQPAPGGPTPENWAEIVPELGPEATDLVIMKRQWGAFYGTDLDLQLRRRGIRTIVLGGIATNFGVESTARNAYEHGYSLILVEDATSSRSADAHRFTFENIFPRIGRVRSTEQVLDMLGIDG
- a CDS encoding helix-turn-helix transcriptional regulator, which translates into the protein MIESFELIFVREGTLHLQELGRPFSVEPGQTLILFPNREHGGTAPYPPELAYYWIHFSVVSGQSGGNPLDIPQHHSIARPDNLVTLFHRFLEEQEAGTLGETAADLMLLQMLTEVVATPVAEDLPETAAAVLANRADAYIRTHFHEEISTTSVADRLGCSADYLGRAFRSVYGISIVDAIHRRRMHHARLLLMAGEQNIDEVSRACGFVDCGYFRRIFKRHEGMTPLRYQRLHVRAHVNTE
- a CDS encoding prepilin-type N-terminal cleavage/methylation domain-containing protein, yielding MYRNRPVSKQNIQGFTLIELLVVIAIIAILAAILFPVFAQAKNAAKKTASLSNMKQIGLGLRMYWDESDGMSIVDVNWDLYLPGSPSNGGTPYTTSVGPVTWSGLIQPYIKSEGLFRAPGHTLAPEGGWTRLPQNTDLEYANKSYGISVYGVVVSTALQTGGPIVPWQVDSHKNPSERIVVYEVKNNTGGPGGDNAWWVAGANRQDPEYQRLAFRYNDGMNTLRLDSSAKYRAQNDLDGVFRATRARGPGDCKYKYYREIYYPWSADMSCQD
- a CDS encoding alpha/beta fold hydrolase, producing MARVLEIRSDAGIDEGRFVRIGGIDQWIQVRGEDRGNPVLLVLHGGPGVSYVPFASAFRSWEKDFTVVHWDQRGAGKTFGRNGKSGSGEMSIDRMVEDGVEVAEWVCRHLKQSKVVLFCHSWGTILGLPMVQRRPDLFHAYVGTGQVVAMAKSEPISYDLLLEQAREGCNDKAVRALEQLGRPPYPNMRTWMMKQRLIMLTSPPPKSGKLPDIFTSAVFTPGYPLRDAYHWMVAFNFSLSHLYESFMSYDAAELPPTFQTPILIFQGADDIQAPTATVEEYFATIEAPQKLLVKFPEEGHTAVLSNPDLFLQELRRHVCPLISASVSFS
- a CDS encoding response regulator, encoding MPERRWILLAEDNDDDASLVSRGFRGFSDRAELVRARDGIEAIEIMASRAESPPAVALLDLKMPRMGGIEVLNFMRRHTRLSCVPVVVLTSSDEPGDVRAAQEGGCTAYLTKPVDFESYMTLVDATMRFWLSSRTT
- a CDS encoding TetR/AcrR family transcriptional regulator — encoded protein: MVANSFAKERRGDKRERTRARLIEVASEVVGEKGFDRTTLEEIAQRAGMTRGAIYGNFKNREEIFLAVAEAQWEPIVPQLVRGAPLRENMRRFAEAVIAAADRRRARAVGAASFQIYALTHPEMQARMAKGNAEIYRWAEEQLLQFVPASELPTSPSHFVKIVHALTEGILSIRSLTPELMTDETIMAAFEALA